One Oceanotoga teriensis genomic region harbors:
- a CDS encoding bifunctional enoyl-CoA hydratase/phosphate acetyltransferase translates to MKNFDDLILKAKKGGKKRVVVVGAEDIEAIKAVSEAEQEGFAEPILVGNKEKIEENLKIIEKNYQIIEADSVEDAAGKGVRLVSSSTADVLMKGNIKTSTLLKAVLNKEWGLRTGNVLSHCAVIETEHLQKLIMVTDGGMIINPTLKEKISIIDNSVSLAHSIGIDIPKVALIAAVEVVNPDMQATMDAAILTQMNKRHQIKNCIIDGPLGIDNALDMMAAKIKKVDGDVAGKADILVVPDIHSGNFLGKSAIYFAGGKIAGLILGAKAPIIVVSRANDSKSKLASLALGVLNA, encoded by the coding sequence TTGAAAAACTTTGATGATTTAATTTTAAAAGCAAAAAAGGGTGGAAAAAAAAGAGTTGTTGTTGTTGGGGCTGAAGATATCGAAGCAATAAAAGCTGTTTCAGAAGCAGAACAAGAAGGATTTGCAGAACCTATTCTTGTTGGGAACAAAGAAAAAATTGAAGAAAACTTAAAAATAATAGAAAAAAACTATCAAATAATAGAAGCAGATTCAGTAGAAGATGCTGCTGGAAAAGGCGTAAGATTAGTTTCTTCATCGACAGCTGATGTACTTATGAAAGGTAATATAAAAACATCAACATTATTAAAAGCTGTCTTAAATAAAGAATGGGGATTAAGAACTGGAAATGTTTTATCTCACTGTGCAGTAATAGAAACTGAACACTTACAAAAATTAATAATGGTAACAGATGGTGGAATGATAATAAATCCAACACTGAAAGAAAAAATTTCGATAATAGATAATTCAGTTTCACTCGCCCATTCAATTGGTATAGATATCCCAAAAGTTGCATTAATAGCTGCTGTAGAGGTTGTAAACCCAGATATGCAAGCTACTATGGATGCTGCAATACTAACTCAAATGAATAAAAGACATCAAATAAAAAATTGTATTATAGATGGTCCTCTTGGTATAGATAATGCGCTTGATATGATGGCAGCTAAAATAAAGAAAGTAGATGGTGATGTAGCGGGAAAAGCAGACATATTAGTTGTTCCCGATATACACTCTGGAAACTTCTTAGGAAAATCCGCAATATACTTTGCAGGTGGTAAAATAGCTGGCTTAATTTTAGGAGCAAAAGCTCCAATAATAGTCGTATCAAGAGCAAATGATTCAAAATCTAAATTAGCCTCTCTAGCGCTTGGAGTTTTGAATGCTTAA
- a CDS encoding ComEC/Rec2 family competence protein encodes MLKKEFKIPYFFELFIITIITISISKINAIAGILSAIAFIILYLIKKNYTKSILIIPIILNMFLISDIPNKSLGMLGTIIDKDDGKYKIMINKFYDENWKKTNKIYITYYSKFSVEPLKNGQKIYLYGKKQNNNIIKTDYIATKGNKSILQIKDLIINQLKNRLKDPNTFDIVKSSIMGNIQNKEKFKKTGTLHLFAVSGFHVYIIYFIISKIINLLIYKKNIRLILSTIIINFYLILTGFSASSLRAVLLLSIINIFKILDLQYDSLNILSLIGYINLIIIPENLQNIGFLMSYSATFMILYTNKKLYKSKIKNIIIPISAYIGIFPISLYSFGEISLSGIIITPIISPIIGLLILLGFFNILINSVILQSFTNTISSGILNFLKIFENIPLLKIENNFLIFIIWCIIFIFYIIILNHLIKPRPLR; translated from the coding sequence ATGCTTAAAAAAGAATTCAAAATACCTTATTTTTTTGAACTCTTCATAATAACAATAATAACTATTTCAATTTCAAAAATAAATGCAATTGCAGGTATTTTATCTGCAATTGCATTTATTATTTTATATTTAATAAAAAAAAATTACACAAAATCAATATTGATAATACCCATAATATTAAATATGTTTTTAATTTCAGATATTCCAAATAAATCATTGGGAATGCTTGGAACAATAATAGACAAAGATGATGGTAAATATAAAATAATGATAAACAAATTCTATGATGAAAATTGGAAAAAAACAAACAAAATTTATATAACTTATTATTCAAAATTCTCAGTTGAACCATTAAAAAATGGACAAAAAATCTATCTATATGGTAAAAAACAAAATAATAACATAATAAAAACAGATTACATTGCAACTAAAGGAAATAAATCAATACTTCAAATAAAAGATCTAATAATAAATCAATTAAAAAATAGACTAAAAGATCCTAATACTTTCGACATAGTAAAATCAAGTATTATGGGAAATATACAAAATAAAGAAAAATTTAAAAAAACAGGAACATTACATCTATTTGCTGTATCTGGATTTCATGTATATATAATATACTTTATCATATCTAAAATAATAAATTTATTAATATACAAAAAAAACATACGATTAATACTTTCAACAATAATAATAAATTTCTATTTAATACTAACAGGATTTTCTGCAAGTTCATTAAGAGCTGTATTATTATTAAGCATAATAAACATATTTAAGATATTAGATCTACAATATGATAGTCTAAACATATTATCTTTAATAGGATATATAAATCTCATAATAATCCCAGAAAACCTACAAAACATAGGATTTTTAATGAGTTATTCAGCTACATTTATGATACTGTACACAAATAAAAAGCTGTATAAGTCAAAAATAAAAAATATAATAATACCCATATCAGCTTATATAGGTATATTTCCAATTTCTTTATATTCGTTTGGAGAAATATCATTATCAGGAATAATAATAACTCCAATAATTTCTCCTATAATAGGACTATTAATATTATTAGGTTTTTTTAATATATTAATAAATTCTGTAATTTTACAATCATTCACAAATACAATAAGTAGTGGAATATTAAACTTTCTAAAAATATTTGAAAATATTCCGCTATTAAAAATTGAAAATAACTTTTTAATATTTATAATATGGTGCATAATATTCATTTTTTATATTATAATTTTAAATCATTTAATAAAACCAAGACCTTTAAGATAA
- a CDS encoding ABC transporter substrate-binding protein, translating into MKKKLTIFLFMILILNLFATKELIIGAKMFTEGYIVSNLVSELLKENGFEIKENFGLSSFPLRKAIETGQVDIYPEYTGTAWAAYFKKDERIYDPVKLFELVAKEDLEKNSIVWLDMINFNNTYGMAVRREFSEKNNIYSLSDLSEYLKENKDIIFGVNPEYYQRADGIFSVLSYYEMDVPRVNIKTMEAGLTYTALNSKKIDVSMVYSTDALILKYDLIVLNDDKNFFPAYYPSVMVRKEILDKYPEIKDILKPLKRYLNEDIMIRLNYLVDVEGYEPKVVAQNYLKGLGFIK; encoded by the coding sequence ATGAAGAAAAAGTTAACTATTTTTTTGTTTATGATTTTAATATTAAATTTATTTGCTACTAAAGAATTGATCATTGGAGCAAAGATGTTTACAGAAGGGTATATTGTATCAAATTTAGTATCCGAACTTTTGAAAGAAAATGGTTTTGAAATAAAAGAAAATTTTGGTCTTTCTTCATTTCCATTGAGAAAGGCAATTGAAACAGGTCAAGTTGATATATATCCAGAATATACAGGAACAGCTTGGGCTGCATATTTTAAGAAAGATGAAAGAATTTATGATCCAGTTAAATTATTTGAACTAGTGGCAAAAGAAGATTTAGAAAAAAATTCTATAGTTTGGTTAGATATGATAAATTTTAATAATACTTATGGAATGGCTGTTAGAAGAGAGTTTTCAGAAAAGAATAATATTTATTCTTTGAGTGATCTTTCTGAATATTTGAAAGAAAATAAAGATATTATTTTTGGTGTTAATCCAGAATATTATCAAAGAGCAGATGGTATTTTTTCTGTTTTAAGTTATTATGAGATGGATGTTCCAAGAGTGAATATTAAAACTATGGAAGCTGGTTTGACTTATACAGCTCTTAATAGTAAAAAAATAGATGTTTCAATGGTTTATTCTACAGATGCTTTAATTTTAAAATATGATTTAATTGTTTTAAATGATGATAAAAACTTTTTTCCAGCATATTATCCGTCTGTTATGGTTCGAAAAGAAATATTGGATAAATATCCTGAAATCAAAGATATTTTAAAACCTTTAAAAAGGTATTTGAATGAAGATATAATGATAAGGCTTAATTATTTAGTTGATGTTGAAGGATATGAACCAAAAGTTGTTGCTCAAAATTATCTTAAAGGTCTTGGTTTTATTAAATGA
- a CDS encoding glutathione peroxidase, which translates to MSFYELSAKTNMGINKNMSEYKGKVLLIVNTASKCGFTPQYEELQELYEKYKGKDFEILAFPCNQFGEQEPGSNEEIRSFCKLNYNVTFQLFDKIDVNGENTHPIYKYLKSEVKGLLNSEDIKWNFTKFLLDKQGNVVKRYAPIKKPLSLSKDIEKYLNK; encoded by the coding sequence ATGTCATTTTATGAATTATCAGCAAAGACTAATATGGGTATAAACAAAAACATGAGTGAGTATAAAGGAAAAGTCCTATTAATAGTAAACACTGCGAGTAAATGTGGTTTTACTCCACAATATGAAGAATTACAAGAACTTTATGAAAAATATAAAGGAAAAGATTTTGAAATACTTGCATTTCCATGTAATCAATTTGGCGAGCAAGAACCTGGCTCAAATGAAGAAATTAGAAGTTTCTGTAAATTAAATTATAATGTAACTTTCCAACTATTTGATAAAATAGATGTAAATGGAGAAAATACTCATCCAATATACAAATACTTAAAATCTGAAGTAAAGGGTCTTTTAAATAGTGAAGATATAAAATGGAATTTCACAAAATTTCTTTTAGATAAACAGGGCAATGTAGTAAAAAGATATGCTCCTATAAAAAAGCCACTTTCTCTATCAAAAGATATTGAAAAATATTTAAATAAATAA
- a CDS encoding metallophosphoesterase family protein, with protein sequence MIDIISVSDEEVTLKNRENKNYDLLIGCGDLSPGYMDYVNNEFKPSLSIMVHGNHDKKYFPEVYKEENEKYSDIYKGFLVLNKSLINLKRYIKKDINIMAFSGALSYGIKPFHISEKDTAKFKRDINIKMLLKRIKNIDIVATHNPPLIENTIKKFDRYHIPSKNFGDMYKQIFPKLWLYGHIHRAYTINQLDFKLRKENMISYMINSVPYQKIKYDEEKKIILEIKRLKATKTKEIVLK encoded by the coding sequence ATGATAGATATAATATCTGTATCTGATGAAGAAGTCACATTAAAAAACAGAGAAAACAAAAATTATGATCTATTGATTGGATGTGGAGACCTTTCACCTGGATATATGGACTATGTAAATAATGAATTCAAGCCTTCATTGAGTATAATGGTACATGGAAATCATGATAAAAAATACTTCCCAGAAGTATACAAAGAAGAAAATGAAAAATATTCTGATATATATAAAGGTTTTCTTGTTCTAAATAAAAGTCTCATAAACCTAAAAAGATACATAAAAAAAGATATCAATATAATGGCCTTTTCAGGAGCTTTATCATATGGAATAAAACCATTTCATATATCTGAAAAAGACACTGCAAAATTCAAAAGAGATATTAACATAAAAATGCTTCTAAAAAGAATTAAAAATATAGACATAGTAGCGACACATAATCCGCCTCTAATAGAAAACACAATAAAAAAATTTGATAGATATCATATACCTTCAAAAAATTTCGGTGATATGTACAAACAAATATTTCCTAAATTATGGTTATATGGACATATACACAGAGCTTATACTATAAATCAACTTGATTTTAAATTAAGAAAAGAAAATATGATATCCTATATGATAAATTCAGTTCCTTATCAAAAAATAAAATATGATGAAGAGAAAAAAATTATTCTTGAAATAAAAAGATTAAAAGCTACAAAAACTAAAGAGATAGTTTTAAAATAA
- a CDS encoding BMP family ABC transporter substrate-binding protein, producing MYNNRNKLTDEYLKAKKIGKKDFISKISSGKEGYLPSLENIIENVDIIREEDLGLVDIPLEKIQGTYYHSRALSFANNFYPIFDEKTEFSIKWINLLQIQYEEGIRDPIEVYEYLNWFYVVEGNKRVSVLKYVNAYSIQAKVKRLVPKWDPDDQEIKIYYEFLKFYKKTKINELWFTEEGKFAQMYDIIKTHKTQNSLINDKYKDFITTYFIPFKKTYNIIGGQKLKKSAGDAFLKYIETYGLIIDSDNKIFKNKVKEIIKEIERESGTEGLNIWQLPRILFTGETKIKVAFIYNTGINESAWTYSHEIGRKYVQEKFKNEIETKSFENIDNIKKFKELMEKIEKEDYKLTFSTSFDYLNEHKQSQFQNVKFQHFSGYQTQENINTYFGRMYEPRYLTGIIAGLKTKTNVIGYVAPFGIPEVIMGINAFALGVKSVNPEAKIWIGWTNSWANKEYEKRTTEYLINMKNSDILTHHQDSAEVMKIGEKYGVYTIGYHFDMREFAPKTYLTSVIWKWGKYYSNIIQDIIKGSNFSFFDLFGGSEEIEKFWGGLKSGIVDIAPMSNNIKPQTQNLINIIKEQIKSDDNMIFKGPIYDSKSNLKIPRNVQINDEQLIKMNWFLDNILFE from the coding sequence ATGTACAATAATAGAAATAAACTAACAGATGAATATTTAAAAGCCAAAAAAATTGGAAAAAAAGACTTTATAAGTAAAATTAGTTCTGGAAAAGAAGGTTATTTACCATCCTTAGAAAACATAATAGAAAATGTTGATATAATAAGGGAAGAAGATCTCGGATTAGTTGATATACCTTTAGAAAAAATTCAAGGTACTTACTATCATTCAAGAGCTTTATCCTTTGCAAATAATTTTTACCCAATATTCGATGAAAAAACAGAATTTTCTATAAAATGGATAAATCTATTACAAATTCAATATGAAGAAGGTATAAGAGATCCAATAGAAGTTTATGAATATCTAAACTGGTTCTACGTTGTAGAAGGTAATAAAAGAGTCAGTGTTTTAAAATATGTAAATGCCTATTCAATACAAGCAAAAGTGAAAAGACTCGTTCCAAAATGGGATCCAGATGATCAAGAAATAAAAATATACTATGAATTCTTAAAATTTTATAAAAAAACAAAAATTAATGAGTTATGGTTTACAGAAGAAGGAAAATTTGCTCAAATGTATGACATAATAAAAACTCACAAAACTCAAAATTCTCTTATAAATGATAAATATAAAGATTTCATAACAACTTATTTCATACCTTTTAAAAAAACTTATAATATAATTGGTGGACAAAAATTAAAAAAATCTGCCGGCGATGCTTTTTTAAAATATATAGAAACATATGGATTAATAATAGATTCAGACAATAAAATATTCAAAAATAAGGTAAAAGAAATAATAAAAGAAATAGAAAGAGAATCTGGTACAGAAGGATTAAATATATGGCAATTACCAAGAATATTATTCACAGGTGAAACAAAAATAAAAGTAGCTTTCATATATAATACTGGAATAAATGAATCTGCATGGACTTATTCGCATGAAATAGGCAGAAAATACGTTCAAGAAAAATTTAAAAATGAAATAGAAACAAAATCTTTTGAAAATATAGATAATATAAAAAAATTCAAAGAATTAATGGAAAAAATTGAAAAAGAAGATTATAAACTAACTTTCTCAACAAGTTTTGACTACTTAAATGAACATAAACAATCTCAATTTCAAAATGTAAAATTCCAACATTTTTCTGGATATCAAACACAAGAAAATATAAACACCTACTTTGGAAGAATGTATGAACCAAGATATTTAACTGGAATAATAGCCGGATTAAAAACAAAAACAAATGTAATAGGCTATGTAGCTCCTTTTGGCATACCTGAAGTAATAATGGGAATAAATGCTTTCGCCCTTGGTGTAAAATCAGTAAACCCTGAAGCAAAAATTTGGATTGGATGGACAAACTCTTGGGCAAATAAAGAATATGAAAAAAGAACAACAGAATATCTTATAAACATGAAAAATTCTGATATTTTAACTCATCATCAAGACAGTGCAGAAGTCATGAAAATTGGAGAAAAATATGGAGTTTATACTATAGGATATCATTTTGATATGAGAGAATTCGCACCAAAAACCTATTTAACTTCAGTAATATGGAAATGGGGAAAATATTATTCAAATATAATACAAGATATAATCAAAGGCTCTAATTTTTCTTTCTTTGATTTATTTGGAGGATCCGAAGAAATTGAAAAATTCTGGGGTGGATTAAAATCTGGTATAGTGGACATAGCTCCTATGAGTAATAATATAAAACCTCAAACACAAAATTTAATAAACATAATAAAAGAACAAATAAAATCCGATGATAATATGATATTCAAAGGCCCTATATATGACTCAAAAAGTAATCTTAAGATCCCAAGAAATGTACAAATAAATGATGAACAACTTATAAAAATGAATTGGTTCTTAGATAATATTTTATTTGAATAA
- a CDS encoding ABC transporter ATP-binding protein, whose translation MISVNNLVRSFGSKTILNRVSFEVPEGEVFSLIGPNGAGKTTTMRCLYGDLKPDSGNISIFGEKFSAKLKTNIAVMSEDRLTFKRFKGEDYFKLWKMLYPNFDEEVFSNFILHYRYDLNQKVSTMSMGQKTLFHLALTISSGADLLILDEPTQNLDPVIRHEILDIIRNFAIDRNKTIIISSHEIYELEEISTSFAIIKEGKVLYSDTIDDAKSKHRIINKGETVPNGKVVANINEEILIETDEDVGRYATFKEISLAYLKENKGFSPF comes from the coding sequence ATGATTTCTGTTAATAATTTGGTTAGAAGTTTTGGTTCTAAAACTATTTTGAATAGAGTATCTTTTGAAGTTCCAGAAGGAGAAGTTTTTTCTTTAATAGGTCCTAATGGAGCGGGTAAAACTACTACGATGAGATGTCTTTATGGAGATCTTAAACCAGATAGTGGTAATATAAGTATATTTGGTGAAAAATTTAGTGCAAAGCTTAAGACTAATATAGCTGTTATGTCTGAAGATAGATTGACTTTTAAAAGATTTAAAGGCGAAGATTATTTTAAATTATGGAAAATGTTATATCCGAATTTTGATGAAGAAGTTTTTTCTAATTTTATTCTTCATTATAGATATGATTTAAATCAGAAAGTTTCAACTATGTCTATGGGGCAGAAAACTTTGTTTCATCTTGCTTTGACTATTTCAAGTGGAGCAGATCTTTTAATTTTGGATGAACCTACTCAAAATCTTGATCCAGTTATTAGACATGAAATTTTGGATATAATTAGAAATTTTGCAATAGATAGAAATAAAACTATTATTATTTCATCTCATGAAATATATGAACTTGAAGAGATTTCGACTTCTTTTGCTATAATAAAAGAAGGAAAAGTTTTATATTCTGATACTATAGATGATGCAAAATCTAAGCATAGGATTATTAATAAGGGTGAAACAGTTCCTAATGGTAAAGTTGTTGCTAATATAAATGAAGAGATATTGATCGAAACTGATGAGGATGTTGGAAGATATGCAACATTTAAAGAAATTTCATTGGCTTATTTGAAAGAAAATAAAGGTTTTAGTCCTTTTTAA
- a CDS encoding GntR family transcriptional regulator, producing the protein MLGKVDKHSGIPAYIQIMNQIRKETIMGNLKSGDQLPPVREMQKIFGVNINTVTRSLEKLSNEGLIEAQHGVGYFIMEDSSVSDKAINIIRDAVKALKNCNIDLQMSMLLLEEVWKDD; encoded by the coding sequence ATGCTTGGGAAGGTCGATAAACATAGTGGAATCCCTGCATATATTCAGATTATGAATCAAATTCGTAAGGAAACTATAATGGGAAACTTGAAGAGTGGAGATCAACTTCCACCTGTTAGAGAAATGCAAAAAATTTTTGGTGTTAATATAAATACAGTAACGAGGTCTTTGGAAAAATTATCTAATGAAGGCCTTATTGAAGCTCAACATGGAGTTGGTTATTTTATAATGGAGGACAGTTCTGTGAGTGATAAGGCAATTAATATAATAAGAGATGCTGTTAAGGCACTCAAAAATTGTAATATTGATTTACAGATGAGTATGCTTTTGTTGGAGGAGGTATGGAAAGATGACTGA
- a CDS encoding 2-oxoacid:acceptor oxidoreductase subunit alpha yields MGKIFKDDVSIVLSGEAGQGIQTIEKILTKILKEEGFNVFATKEYMSRIRGGSNSTEIRVGSDTVRTHINKIDLLLPLTKKSVDHLENRIDTETIIIAEKETLNLDNKNLIDIPIFKIANEIGSKIYSNIVAVGFVLSLFGIEKEQLKKHMENYFAKKSKDIIQKNIQAIEKGYDEGKKLYSSEDLKIQIKNNEETKDNLLINGNDAVALGALAGGCDSIFSYPMTPGTGVLLSLANFSQKFDDILVEQAEDEIAAINMAIGGWYAGARSMVTTSGGGFSLMEEGVSLAGMLESPMVIHIAQRPGPATGLPTRTAQEDLNLALYSGHGEFPRIIYAPGNIEDAFFISQKAFNEADKYQVPVFLLTDQYFVDSYYNVKKFNLDNIKIEKYFIKTDKNYKRYKITENGISPRGIPNYGEGIVGVDSDEHDEYGHITEDLDIRIKMMDKRMGKLDLLKENAIMPEIIGSEDFKNLIISWGSNYNSVKEALKKSKIKNTSMLHFTQLYPLNNKVKDLLKKAEKIIVVENNATGQFANLLKLETNINIDNRILKYDGMPFSVEELIKKIEEII; encoded by the coding sequence ATGGGAAAAATATTCAAAGATGATGTCTCAATAGTTTTATCTGGAGAAGCAGGTCAAGGAATTCAAACAATAGAAAAAATACTGACAAAAATACTAAAAGAAGAAGGTTTTAATGTATTTGCAACCAAAGAATACATGTCAAGAATAAGAGGTGGTAGTAATTCTACAGAAATAAGAGTTGGATCTGATACAGTTAGAACACATATAAACAAAATAGATCTATTATTACCCCTAACAAAAAAATCAGTAGATCATTTAGAAAATCGTATAGATACTGAAACGATAATAATAGCTGAAAAAGAAACTCTAAACCTTGATAATAAAAACTTAATAGATATTCCTATTTTTAAAATTGCCAATGAAATTGGAAGTAAAATATATTCAAATATAGTTGCTGTTGGTTTTGTTTTATCATTATTTGGAATAGAAAAAGAGCAACTGAAAAAACATATGGAAAATTATTTTGCAAAAAAATCAAAAGATATAATACAAAAAAATATTCAAGCGATTGAAAAAGGTTATGATGAAGGTAAAAAACTTTATTCATCAGAAGATCTAAAAATTCAAATAAAAAATAATGAAGAAACAAAAGATAATCTATTAATAAATGGAAATGATGCCGTGGCCCTTGGAGCTTTAGCTGGAGGTTGTGATTCTATATTTTCATATCCTATGACTCCTGGTACAGGTGTTTTATTATCTCTTGCAAATTTTTCACAAAAATTTGATGATATACTCGTTGAACAAGCAGAAGATGAAATAGCTGCAATAAATATGGCCATAGGTGGATGGTATGCTGGAGCGAGATCTATGGTGACAACATCTGGTGGAGGGTTTTCTTTGATGGAAGAAGGAGTTTCTCTTGCTGGAATGCTTGAATCGCCCATGGTAATTCATATAGCTCAAAGACCTGGACCCGCAACAGGATTGCCAACAAGAACCGCACAAGAAGATTTAAATTTGGCTTTGTATTCAGGTCATGGTGAATTTCCAAGAATAATATATGCTCCAGGTAATATTGAAGATGCATTCTTTATTTCTCAAAAAGCTTTCAATGAAGCAGATAAGTATCAAGTGCCAGTATTTCTATTAACTGATCAATATTTTGTTGACTCTTATTATAATGTTAAAAAATTTAATTTAGATAATATAAAAATAGAGAAATATTTTATAAAAACTGATAAAAATTATAAAAGATATAAAATAACTGAAAATGGTATATCACCAAGAGGTATACCAAATTACGGTGAAGGAATAGTTGGAGTTGATTCAGATGAACATGACGAATATGGACACATAACAGAAGATTTAGATATAAGAATCAAAATGATGGATAAGAGAATGGGTAAATTAGATCTATTAAAAGAAAATGCCATAATGCCTGAAATAATAGGTTCTGAAGATTTTAAAAATCTCATAATATCTTGGGGCTCTAATTATAATTCTGTAAAAGAAGCTTTAAAAAAATCAAAAATCAAAAACACATCTATGCTTCATTTCACACAATTATATCCTCTAAATAACAAAGTAAAAGACTTATTAAAAAAAGCTGAAAAAATAATAGTAGTTGAAAACAATGCAACTGGACAATTCGCAAATTTATTGAAATTAGAGACAAATATAAATATTGATAATAGAATTTTAAAATATGATGGAATGCCATTTTCAGTTGAAGAATTGATTAAAAAAATAGAAGAAATAATATAA
- a CDS encoding thiamine pyrophosphate-dependent enzyme, translating into MNETKTFSLDYEDNLDIAWCPGCGNFGILNLLKKTLEEIENLNPENFVLVSGIGQAAKIPHYFKTNFFNGLHGRALPAATAIKATRPDLTVIAESGEGDMYGEGGNHFIHTIRRNINITNIVHDNMIYGLTKGQASPTTQTGMTTPVQVNGVILKPFNPIAVAIATGATFVARGSVTDPKTTTEIIKEAIKHPGYALVDIYQPCVTFNKINTFKWFKDHTYKLDEKYDYTNKEEAIKLALKEDEFPLGIIYKNTERKPFDEQLSIYKNTKEPLYKRQRNLKRIEEFINSKK; encoded by the coding sequence ATGAATGAAACAAAAACTTTCTCACTCGATTATGAAGATAATTTAGATATAGCTTGGTGCCCTGGATGTGGAAATTTTGGTATATTAAACTTATTGAAAAAAACTCTTGAAGAGATCGAAAACCTAAATCCTGAAAATTTTGTTTTAGTTTCTGGAATAGGACAAGCAGCCAAAATACCTCATTATTTTAAAACAAATTTTTTCAATGGTCTTCATGGAAGAGCTTTACCAGCAGCAACAGCTATAAAAGCAACAAGACCTGATTTAACAGTTATAGCTGAAAGTGGTGAAGGAGATATGTATGGTGAAGGCGGAAATCATTTCATACACACTATAAGAAGAAATATAAATATAACAAATATAGTACATGATAATATGATATACGGATTAACAAAAGGTCAAGCTTCACCAACAACTCAAACTGGCATGACAACTCCTGTACAAGTAAATGGCGTAATATTAAAACCATTTAATCCAATAGCTGTTGCAATAGCAACTGGTGCAACTTTTGTCGCAAGAGGAAGTGTAACAGACCCTAAAACAACTACTGAAATAATAAAAGAAGCGATAAAACACCCAGGTTATGCCCTAGTAGATATATATCAACCTTGTGTGACTTTTAATAAAATAAATACTTTTAAATGGTTCAAAGATCATACATATAAATTAGATGAAAAATACGATTACACAAACAAAGAAGAAGCTATCAAATTAGCTTTAAAAGAAGATGAATTTCCACTTGGAATAATATATAAAAATACTGAAAGAAAACCTTTTGATGAACAGTTAAGCATATATAAAAATACAAAAGAACCTCTGTATAAAAGGCAAAGAAATTTAAAAAGAATTGAGGAATTCATTAATTCCAAAAAATAA
- a CDS encoding redoxin domain-containing protein, translating into MELKIGEKAPNFKILDQDEKIFELNDFKGKKILLSFHPFAWTPVCETQMKNLDIKHDEFENYNVIPIGISVDSAPCKAAWGKELKLKKLKLGSDFWPHGKIGKDYNLFFDEKGFDKRANVLIDEDGKVIWMKEYELLEQPNLSEIFDFLKK; encoded by the coding sequence ATGGAATTGAAAATTGGAGAAAAAGCACCAAATTTTAAAATTTTAGATCAGGATGAAAAAATTTTTGAATTAAATGATTTCAAAGGAAAAAAAATATTACTTTCTTTTCATCCATTTGCTTGGACACCTGTATGTGAAACACAGATGAAAAACTTGGACATAAAACATGATGAATTTGAAAACTACAATGTAATTCCAATTGGAATAAGTGTAGACTCAGCACCTTGTAAAGCTGCTTGGGGAAAAGAATTAAAATTAAAAAAATTGAAATTAGGCTCTGACTTCTGGCCTCATGGTAAAATAGGAAAAGATTATAATCTATTTTTCGATGAAAAAGGATTTGACAAAAGGGCAAATGTTTTAATAGATGAAGATGGAAAAGTAATATGGATGAAAGAATATGAACTTTTAGAACAACCTAACTTAAGTGAAATATTTGATTTCTTAAAAAAATAA